Proteins encoded together in one Micromonospora kangleipakensis window:
- a CDS encoding IS481 family transposase → MLVELSVTEQRYRAVLEVEASLPVTEVAERFGVSRQAVHRWLGWYRDQGLEGLAERSHRPHGHPAQTPAEVEAVICELRRNHPRWGQRRLHYELGRRGCPGPVPSLSTIYRVLVRHGLIDPTPRRRRREDYRRWQRERPMELWQMDIVGGIQLADGGEAKVVTGVDDHSRFCVIVAVVRRATGRAVCLAFAEALQRFGVPEEVLTDNGKQFTARFGRGGGEVMFDRICRENGITHRLTKPRSPTTTGKVERFHQTLQRELLDEVEVWANPEEAQAAIDGFRHEYNTSRPHQSLDMAFPVDRFTARPPDEQLPLRLPPSLTGTIPAPRQPRPERLPDRPVAVSAPPAVPDVGGEPLELAVEVTRVVPVSGNLAVCGQQFWLGPAHAGRTITLWADNTIIHLLLDGARLKTVPSRLTLDHLRQLLADGGKLAGPSPIAAGPAKPGGAIEVDRLVTANGLIALAGRQHPVGYHLAGRRIIARLDHGVLHILDADRTLLRSLPNPLTRTDLARLRDARPAGPPPAPTRDTQRVDRRVSSRGSIVIAGQRIHPGIAHAGRTVTVEAADTTFRVYDGDQLLTEVARTTTKPIARFKARKPQHPRPQNGQAQ, encoded by the coding sequence CTGGCGGAGCGGTCGCACCGACCGCATGGGCATCCCGCCCAGACCCCGGCGGAGGTGGAGGCGGTGATCTGCGAACTGCGCCGCAACCATCCCCGGTGGGGGCAACGGCGACTGCACTACGAGCTGGGCCGCCGCGGTTGCCCCGGACCGGTCCCGTCGCTGAGCACCATCTACCGGGTGCTGGTCCGACACGGCCTGATTGATCCCACACCTCGCCGACGCCGGAGGGAGGACTACCGGCGCTGGCAGCGTGAGCGGCCGATGGAGCTGTGGCAGATGGACATCGTCGGCGGCATCCAGCTCGCCGATGGCGGTGAGGCGAAGGTCGTCACCGGCGTCGACGACCACTCCCGGTTCTGCGTCATCGTCGCTGTCGTCCGCCGGGCCACCGGCCGGGCGGTGTGTCTCGCTTTCGCCGAGGCATTGCAGCGGTTCGGGGTGCCCGAGGAGGTGCTGACCGACAACGGCAAGCAGTTCACCGCCCGGTTCGGCCGCGGTGGTGGTGAGGTGATGTTCGACCGGATCTGCCGGGAGAACGGCATCACCCACCGGCTGACCAAGCCCCGCTCACCAACCACCACTGGCAAGGTCGAGCGGTTCCACCAGACCCTGCAACGGGAACTCCTCGACGAGGTCGAGGTCTGGGCCAACCCGGAAGAGGCCCAGGCCGCCATCGACGGGTTCCGGCACGAATACAACACCAGCCGGCCGCATCAGTCTCTGGACATGGCGTTCCCGGTGGACCGGTTCACTGCCCGGCCGCCCGATGAGCAGCTGCCGCTGCGACTGCCCCCGTCGCTCACCGGCACCATCCCCGCGCCCCGTCAGCCACGACCGGAAAGACTGCCGGACCGGCCGGTGGCTGTTTCAGCGCCGCCGGCGGTTCCTGACGTCGGCGGCGAACCGCTCGAGCTGGCCGTCGAGGTCACCCGCGTGGTTCCCGTCTCCGGCAACCTCGCCGTCTGCGGGCAGCAGTTCTGGCTCGGCCCCGCCCATGCCGGGCGCACCATCACCCTCTGGGCCGATAACACCATCATCCACCTGCTGCTGGACGGCGCCCGTCTCAAGACCGTCCCGTCCCGGCTCACCCTCGACCACCTGCGGCAGCTTCTGGCTGACGGCGGCAAGCTTGCCGGACCGTCGCCCATCGCCGCCGGCCCGGCCAAGCCCGGCGGGGCGATCGAGGTCGACCGGCTCGTCACCGCCAACGGCCTCATCGCCCTCGCCGGGCGGCAGCACCCGGTCGGCTACCACCTCGCCGGCCGCCGGATCATCGCCCGCCTCGACCACGGCGTCCTGCACATCCTCGACGCCGACCGGACGCTGCTGCGCAGCCTGCCCAACCCACTCACCCGCACCGATCTGGCCCGCCTCCGCGACGCCCGCCCCGCCGGACCACCACCGGCCCCGACCCGCGACACCCAACGCGTCGACCGGCGGGTCAGCAGCCGCGGCAGCATCGTCATCGCCGGTCAACGCATCCACCCCGGTATCGCCCACGCCGGCCGCACCGTCACCGTCGAAGCCGCCGACACCACCTTCCGCGTCTACGACGGCGACCAGCTCCTCACCGAGGTCGCCCGCACCACCACCAAGCCCATCGCCCGCTTCAAAGCCCGCAAACCTCAGCACCCCCGGCCCCAGAACGGGCAGGCACAATGA